The following proteins are co-located in the Helicobacter acinonychis genome:
- the sppA gene encoding signal peptide peptidase SppA — MWSFIQKIFKALVIMPLDFITKYFKSFVLLLIVLVFFSAKESAPSTPPNLAKLYLNGAIFSTEYFNKEVDKILKTPSIKGVLLLIDSPGGAVSASVELSEKIADLKQKIPVLAYARGVMASGSYYAGMQASEVYASKASLIGSIGVIFSGANVENLLNKVGVATQGVHAGEYKEIGTFTRAWKPNEKDFLQNLVNEQYQMFVNDVAKARNLNPKDYKNFAEGKVFSAQKALSLKLIDKISTIKQAQNRLMELSKVKKAYWLEKSPMERFIEKATQSATNIITQALGYQLLMR; from the coding sequence ATGTGGAGTTTCATTCAAAAAATCTTTAAGGCTTTAGTGATCATGCCTTTAGATTTTATTACGAAATATTTCAAGTCGTTTGTGTTATTGTTGATTGTGTTAGTCTTTTTTAGTGCTAAAGAAAGTGCCCCAAGCACTCCGCCTAATCTCGCCAAACTCTATTTGAATGGGGCGATTTTTAGCACGGAATATTTTAACAAAGAAGTGGATAAGATTTTAAAAACCCCTAGCATTAAGGGCGTTTTGCTTTTGATTGACTCCCCTGGTGGGGCTGTGTCAGCGAGCGTGGAATTGAGCGAAAAAATTGCTGATTTGAAGCAAAAAATACCTGTTCTAGCGTATGCTAGGGGGGTTATGGCGAGCGGGAGTTATTATGCGGGCATGCAAGCGAGTGAAGTTTATGCCTCTAAAGCGAGCTTGATTGGCTCTATTGGGGTGATTTTTTCAGGTGCGAATGTGGAAAACTTGCTCAATAAAGTCGGTGTAGCCACTCAAGGCGTGCATGCAGGCGAATATAAAGAAATAGGCACTTTCACTAGGGCGTGGAAACCTAACGAAAAGGATTTTTTACAAAATTTAGTCAATGAGCAATACCAAATGTTTGTGAATGATGTCGCTAAAGCGAGAAACTTAAACCCCAAGGATTATAAAAATTTTGCTGAAGGGAAAGTTTTTAGCGCTCAAAAGGCTTTAAGTTTAAAGCTTATTGATAAGATTAGCACGATCAAACAAGCCCAAAATCGTTTAATGGAATTGAGTAAGGTCAAAAAAGCTTATTGGCTAGAAAAAAGCCCTATGGAGCGTTTTATTGAAAAAGCCACGCAATCAGCGACAAATATCATCACGCAAGCGCTTGGGTATCAATTATTGATGAGGTAA
- a CDS encoding peptidoglycan D,D-transpeptidase FtsI family protein, producing MDNKDIDSHFNLEQFLQTQRYKCASTGLVFLLLFLFFLIVAFFKAFSPRSNMPTLMASKQDIATRGAIYSQDNYSLATSQTLFKLGFDTRFLNPNKEDFFIDFLSIYSNIPKKSLKDAINTKGYTILAYDLTPNTAANLKDLNRKFLAFGVFQNFKDAHDKVWQKQGLNIEVSGVSRYYPYQNSLEPIIGYVQKKEEDKLTLTTGKKGVEKSQNHLLKAQQNGVRTGKRDVGFNFIQNHSYTELERLDGYEVYLSIPLKLQREIETLLDKTKDKLKAKEILVGIINPKSGEILSLASSNRFDPNAIKASDYENLNLSVAEKVFEPGSTIKPIVYSLLLDKKLINPKERIDLNRGYHQLGKYTIKDDFIPSKKALVEDVLIQSSNVGMIKISKNLNPEDFYNGLLGYGFSQKTGIDLSLEATGKIPPLSAFKREVLKGSVSYGYGLNATFLQLLRAYAVFSNEGKLTTPYLVQRETAPNGDIYIPSPKPTFQVISPKSARKMKETLIKVVRYGTGKNAQFEGLYIGGKTGTARVAKNGSYSTESYNSSFFGFAEDEKQAFTIGVVILGSHGKEEYYASKIAAPIFKEITEILVRYNYLSPSVAIQNALEKNRLK from the coding sequence ATGGATAATAAAGATATTGATTCTCACTTCAACCTAGAGCAATTTTTACAAACCCAAAGATACAAGTGTGCTTCTACTGGTTTAGTTTTTTTATTGCTTTTTTTGTTTTTTTTGATAGTGGCGTTTTTCAAGGCTTTTTCTCCGCGATCCAACATGCCCACTCTGATGGCAAGCAAGCAAGACATTGCTACTAGGGGGGCTATTTATAGTCAAGATAACTACAGCCTAGCCACTTCACAAACCCTTTTCAAACTGGGCTTTGACACGAGGTTTTTAAACCCAAATAAAGAAGATTTTTTCATTGATTTCCTTTCTATTTATAGCAATATCCCTAAAAAATCCTTAAAAGATGCGATCAACACGAAAGGCTACACGATTCTAGCTTATGATCTCACGCCCAACACGGCTGCCAATCTTAAAGACTTGAACAGGAAATTTTTAGCCTTTGGGGTTTTTCAAAATTTCAAAGACGCGCACGATAAAGTATGGCAAAAGCAAGGGTTAAATATTGAAGTGAGTGGCGTTTCTAGGTATTATCCTTATCAAAATAGCTTAGAGCCTATCATTGGCTATGTGCAAAAAAAAGAAGAAGACAAACTCACTCTCACTACCGGTAAAAAAGGCGTTGAAAAATCTCAAAACCACTTGCTTAAAGCCCAACAAAATGGCGTAAGGACAGGCAAAAGAGATGTGGGTTTTAATTTCATTCAAAACCACTCTTACACCGAATTAGAGCGCCTTGATGGCTATGAAGTGTATTTAAGCATTCCTTTAAAGCTTCAAAGAGAAATTGAAACCTTGCTAGACAAAACCAAAGACAAACTCAAGGCTAAAGAAATCCTAGTGGGTATTATCAACCCTAAAAGTGGGGAAATTTTATCTTTAGCTTCAAGCAATCGTTTTGATCCGAATGCGATTAAAGCCAGCGATTATGAAAACTTGAATTTGAGCGTTGCTGAAAAGGTTTTTGAGCCAGGCAGCACCATCAAACCCATTGTTTATTCCTTGCTACTAGATAAAAAATTGATCAACCCCAAAGAGCGCATTGATTTGAATCGTGGTTATCACCAACTAGGAAAATACACCATTAAAGACGATTTTATCCCTAGTAAAAAAGCCCTTGTTGAAGATGTTTTGATCCAATCTAGTAATGTAGGCATGATAAAAATCAGCAAAAATCTCAACCCAGAGGATTTCTATAATGGGCTTTTAGGCTATGGATTTTCTCAAAAAACTGGTATCGACTTATCTTTAGAAGCCACAGGAAAGATCCCTCCTTTGTCCGCTTTCAAGCGCGAAGTGTTAAAAGGCAGCGTCTCTTATGGCTATGGGTTGAATGCGACTTTTTTGCAGCTTTTAAGGGCTTATGCGGTGTTTTCTAATGAAGGTAAATTAACCACCCCCTATTTAGTGCAACGAGAAACCGCCCCTAATGGCGATATTTACATCCCTAGCCCCAAACCAACTTTTCAAGTCATTAGCCCAAAAAGCGCTAGAAAAATGAAAGAAACCTTAATTAAAGTGGTGCGTTATGGCACAGGCAAAAACGCTCAATTTGAAGGGCTATACATAGGGGGTAAAACAGGCACCGCTAGGGTGGCAAAAAACGGGAGTTATAGCACGGAGTCCTACAACAGCTCTTTTTTTGGGTTTGCTGAAGATGAAAAGCAAGCTTTTACCATTGGCGTGGTTATCTTAGGCTCGCATGGCAAGGAAGAATATTATGCCAGCAAGATTGCAGCCCCTATTTTTAAAGAAATCACCGAAATTTTAGTGCGTTACAATTATCTCTCTCCCTCTGTTGCAATTCAAAATGCTTTGGAAAAGAATCGTTTGAAGTAA
- the crdB gene encoding copper resistance outer membrane protein CrdB, which yields MLSFMGVFYKGGVFTRLLRAFLLLVGLGFAKDLEIQSFAAKYLSKNQKIQALQEQIDALNSQAKVTSKWDNPILYLGYNNANVSDFFRLDSTLMQNMSLGLSQKVDLNGKRLTQSKMIDLEKQKKILELKKTKQQLVINLMISGIENYKNQKEIELLNTAIHNLENTLYTANHSSSPNLIAIAKLEILKSQLEIKKNNLEEALSGSHYSMGELTFKENELLSIAPKNVEFNNEQELHQISATNYDIAIARLDEEKSQKDITLAKKSFLEDVNVTGVYYFRSKQYYNYDMFSIALSIPLPLYGKQAKLVEQKKKESLVFKSEVENTKNKTHHLALKLLKKLETLQKNLEALDKIVGQNEKIAQIYALDLKSSGDYNAYYNAFNDKINIQITQLETLSALNSAYLSLQNLKGLE from the coding sequence TTGCTATCTTTTATGGGCGTATTCTATAAAGGGGGCGTGTTTACACGCCTTTTAAGAGCTTTTTTATTGCTTGTTGGTTTGGGTTTTGCTAAAGACTTAGAGATCCAATCTTTTGCAGCTAAATACCTTTCTAAAAATCAAAAAATACAAGCTTTGCAAGAGCAAATTGACGCCTTAAATTCTCAAGCTAAAGTTACTAGCAAATGGGATAACCCTATTTTGTATTTAGGCTATAACAACGCTAATGTGAGCGACTTTTTCAGGCTGGATAGCACCTTAATGCAAAACATGAGCTTGGGTTTGTCTCAAAAAGTGGATTTAAATGGTAAAAGACTCACGCAATCTAAAATGATTGACTTAGAAAAACAAAAAAAAATATTAGAGCTTAAAAAAACCAAGCAACAATTAGTGATTAATTTAATGATAAGCGGCATTGAAAATTATAAAAATCAAAAAGAAATAGAGCTTTTAAACACAGCGATCCATAATTTAGAAAACACTCTTTATACAGCCAACCATTCTAGTTCGCCCAATTTAATAGCGATCGCCAAACTAGAAATTTTAAAATCGCAATTAGAAATCAAAAAAAACAATTTAGAAGAAGCCTTGTCTGGCAGCCATTATTCCATGGGTGAATTGACTTTTAAAGAAAACGAGCTTTTGAGCATTGCCCCTAAAAATGTTGAATTCAACAATGAGCAAGAGCTCCATCAAATTAGCGCCACCAATTACGATATTGCAATCGCTAGACTTGATGAAGAAAAATCGCAAAAAGACATCACTCTAGCTAAAAAAAGCTTTTTAGAAGATGTGAATGTTACTGGAGTGTATTATTTCCGCTCCAAACAATACTATAACTATGACATGTTTAGCATCGCTTTGTCTATCCCCTTACCTCTTTATGGCAAGCAAGCCAAATTAGTGGAGCAAAAGAAAAAAGAAAGTTTAGTGTTTAAAAGCGAAGTGGAAAACACCAAAAACAAAACGCACCACCTGGCCCTAAAACTCCTTAAAAAGTTAGAAACCTTACAAAAAAACCTAGAAGCCCTTGATAAAATTGTAGGGCAAAATGAAAAAATCGCGCAAATTTATGCACTTGATTTGAAATCTAGCGGCGATTACAACGCTTATTACAACGCCTTTAAC
- the crdA gene encoding copper resistance determinant CrdA: MKKLGALLLTGVLGVMSLNAWEQTLKANDLEVKIKSVGNPIKGDNTFILSPTLKGKALEKAIVRVQFMMPEMPSMPAMKEMVQTSEKNGIYEAKTNLSMNGTWQVRVDIKSKEGKVYRAKTSLDL, encoded by the coding sequence ATGAAAAAATTAGGCGCTTTATTGTTAACAGGCGTGTTGGGGGTTATGAGTTTAAACGCATGGGAGCAAACCCTAAAAGCCAATGATTTGGAAGTGAAAATCAAATCCGTGGGTAACCCCATTAAAGGCGATAACACTTTTATTCTTAGCCCTACCCTAAAAGGTAAAGCTTTAGAAAAAGCTATCGTTAGGGTGCAGTTTATGATGCCTGAAATGCCTAGCATGCCAGCGATGAAAGAAATGGTGCAAACGAGCGAAAAAAACGGCATTTATGAAGCTAAAACCAATCTTTCTATGAATGGGACATGGCAGGTGAGAGTGGATATTAAATCCAAAGAGGGCAAAGTTTATCGCGCTAAAACAAGCTTGGATTTATAA
- the purU gene encoding formyltetrahydrofolate deformylase, translated as MLEFILKFQAKDAKGLVSAISTTIANKGYNIVKNDEFVDPLKQRFFMRLKIQKEIKPLNTEIKEQEEWVLKTALFKALENFKALLIEVILMRKKNIVLLATKESHCLGDLLLRVYGGELNAQILGVIANYEILRPLVEKFDIPYFYAPCANQILHEKEVLAIIKNLESEHQTSIDLLVLAKYMRILSHDFTKRYENQILNIHHSFLPAFIGANPYQQAFERGVKVIGATAHFVNESLDAGPIILQDTLPINHNYSVEKMRLVGKDIEKLVLARALKLVLEDRVFVHENKTVVF; from the coding sequence ATGTTAGAATTCATTTTAAAATTCCAAGCCAAAGACGCTAAAGGCCTGGTGAGTGCGATTAGCACCACCATCGCTAACAAGGGCTATAATATTGTCAAAAACGATGAATTTGTTGATCCTTTAAAACAACGCTTTTTCATGCGCTTAAAAATCCAAAAAGAAATTAAGCCCTTGAACACTGAAATTAAAGAACAAGAAGAGTGGGTCTTAAAAACCGCTCTTTTTAAAGCTTTAGAAAATTTTAAAGCGCTGTTGATTGAAGTCATTTTAATGCGCAAAAAAAACATTGTTTTACTCGCCACTAAAGAGAGCCATTGTTTAGGGGATCTGCTTTTAAGGGTGTATGGGGGGGAATTAAACGCTCAAATTTTAGGCGTTATCGCCAATTACGAGATTTTACGCCCTTTAGTGGAAAAATTTGATATCCCTTATTTTTATGCACCTTGCGCTAACCAAATTTTGCATGAAAAAGAAGTTTTAGCGATCATCAAAAATTTGGAATCAGAGCATCAAACAAGCATAGACTTGCTCGTTTTAGCCAAATACATGCGCATTTTAAGCCATGATTTTACAAAGCGTTATGAAAACCAGATCCTAAATATCCATCATAGTTTTTTACCCGCATTCATTGGGGCTAACCCTTACCAGCAAGCCTTTGAAAGAGGCGTGAAAGTCATTGGGGCTACGGCACATTTTGTGAATGAAAGCCTTGATGCAGGGCCTATTATTTTACAAGACACTTTACCCATCAACCACAATTACAGCGTGGAAAAAATGCGTTTGGTGGGTAAGGATATAGAAAAACTGGTTTTGGCTAGGGCGTTAAAACTGGTTTTAGAAGACAGAGTCTTTGTGCATGAAAACAAAACGGTGGTGTTTTGA